A portion of the Gammaproteobacteria bacterium genome contains these proteins:
- the queE gene encoding 7-carboxy-7-deazaguanine synthase QueE: MTELFHSLQGESLTAGVPTVFVRLTGCPLRCHYCDTAYAFSGGHWMDIADILEQVGRHGADYVTVTGGEPLAQKRCPRLLAALCDAGYRVSLETAGAHDIAVVDPRVVIVMDIKTPGSGEDGRNRYGNIARLRGGDQVKFVICDRADYEWAKRKLDEHRLDERCCVLFSPSCGEQDAAELAGWILQDRLRVRLQLQLHKILWGGERGR, from the coding sequence ATCACCGAATTGTTTCACTCGCTGCAGGGTGAATCGCTGACGGCCGGCGTGCCGACCGTTTTTGTGCGCCTGACCGGCTGCCCGCTGCGCTGTCATTATTGCGACACGGCCTACGCCTTCAGCGGCGGCCACTGGATGGACATCGCCGACATCCTCGAACAGGTCGGGCGCCACGGCGCCGATTATGTGACGGTGACCGGCGGCGAGCCGCTCGCGCAGAAGCGCTGCCCGCGGTTGCTGGCCGCGCTGTGCGACGCCGGTTACCGGGTTTCGCTCGAGACCGCGGGCGCGCACGACATCGCCGTCGTGGACCCGCGCGTCGTCATTGTCATGGACATCAAGACGCCTGGTTCCGGCGAGGACGGGCGCAACCGCTACGGCAACATCGCGCGTCTGCGCGGCGGCGACCAGGTCAAGTTCGTCATCTGCGACCGCGCCGACTACGAATGGGCGAAGCGCAAACTGGACGAGCACCGCCTGGACGAACGCTGCTGCGTGCTGTTTTCGCCGAGTTGCGGCGAGCAGGACGCCGCCGAACTGGCCGGCTGGATACTGCAAGACCGCCTGCGCGTGCGCCTGCAACTGCAACTCCACAAGATACTGTGGGGCGGGGAGCGCGGGCGTTGA
- a CDS encoding YeeE/YedE family protein: MELLLLQQILLAGFVIALVLGAVTCKTSFCTMGAVSDIVNIGDSGRMRAWLCAMATAVIGVALIDGFAGADLSLADDGATGKPPYGTPVFVWPRYILGGLLFGVGMTLASGCGNKTLVRIGGGNLKSVVVFLVMGAGAYLMIYTNFGYHLFLRWMPSLDFSAWGLASQGVDELVGHPLGIAGPAWSRITALIIGAAVLAWVFRSRDFRASLDNQLGGFVVGAAVVGAWYLTAGPAGRSLLDEIAFLDEIPYDAGAQSFTFVKPSAHLYYYIQEGFASNLLTFALVAAFGVVAGSFLYSVVSGNFRIEWFAGGGDLARHLIGGFLMGVGGVLSLGCTFGQAITGASTLALGSFITFAAIVLGAALTMKVQYYKMVYEDDATFAGALVASLADLRLAPAAWRKLDRV, encoded by the coding sequence ATGGAATTATTGCTTCTTCAACAAATTTTGCTGGCGGGCTTTGTCATCGCGCTGGTGCTGGGCGCGGTGACCTGCAAGACCAGTTTCTGCACGATGGGTGCGGTGTCGGACATCGTCAACATCGGCGACAGCGGGCGCATGCGCGCGTGGCTGTGCGCGATGGCGACGGCGGTCATCGGCGTCGCGCTGATTGACGGCTTTGCCGGCGCCGACCTGTCGCTCGCCGACGACGGCGCCACCGGCAAGCCGCCGTACGGCACGCCGGTGTTCGTCTGGCCGCGCTACATTCTCGGCGGCCTGCTGTTCGGCGTCGGCATGACGCTGGCCTCGGGCTGCGGCAACAAGACGCTGGTGCGAATCGGCGGCGGCAACCTGAAGTCGGTCGTCGTTTTTCTGGTGATGGGCGCCGGCGCCTACCTGATGATCTACACCAACTTCGGCTACCACCTGTTTTTGCGGTGGATGCCGTCGCTGGACTTCTCCGCCTGGGGCCTCGCCAGCCAGGGCGTGGATGAACTGGTCGGGCATCCGCTCGGCATCGCCGGCCCGGCGTGGAGCCGGATAACGGCGCTGATCATCGGCGCCGCGGTGCTGGCGTGGGTTTTCCGGTCGCGCGACTTCCGCGCCAGCCTTGACAATCAACTGGGCGGCTTTGTCGTCGGCGCGGCGGTGGTCGGCGCGTGGTACCTGACGGCGGGGCCGGCGGGCCGCAGCCTGCTCGATGAAATCGCGTTTCTCGACGAAATTCCGTACGACGCCGGCGCCCAGTCTTTCACCTTCGTCAAGCCGAGCGCCCATCTGTATTACTACATTCAGGAGGGCTTTGCGTCCAACCTGCTGACCTTCGCGCTGGTCGCCGCGTTCGGCGTTGTCGCGGGTTCGTTTCTCTACTCGGTGGTTTCCGGCAACTTCCGCATCGAGTGGTTCGCCGGCGGCGGCGACCTCGCGCGCCACCTGATTGGCGGCTTTCTGATGGGCGTCGGTGGCGTGCTGTCGCTCGGCTGCACCTTCGGCCAGGCGATTACCGGCGCCTCGACGCTGGCGCTCGGCTCCTTCATCACCTTCGCCGCGATTGTGCTGGGCGCGGCGCTGACGATGAAGGTGCAGTACTACAAGATGGTGTACGAGGACGACGCGACTTTTGCCGGCGCGCTGGTCGCGTCGCTGGCCGACTTGCGCCTGGCGCCCGCCGCCTGGCGCAAACTCGACCGCGTCTGA
- a CDS encoding tetratricopeptide repeat protein: MRRFVAAVILFAVLPAAAQRDTPENQLLIELLDKVERLQTELNELRDRNDRLQHELEKLKREFNGAAAPAPETGAPDAAPSPDAAPLDTASPQRATPPGAVSPDTAPPGIAPPPDVAPPDTASPPDAAPSPDTAPPQRAAPPPDTTPSDTTPSDAAPSPPVRRDQPPVHGEEEYRRYRAAWSALNDKDYVRLREGFGEFLERYPHGKYAASAKYWIGESWYAQRDFGKAETAFRRVVEEHADHQKSEDASVKIAIIRMERGEHDAAREILDSLAESATQRSVRDLARKKLKLLKKR, from the coding sequence ATGCGGCGGTTTGTTGCGGCGGTCATCTTGTTCGCGGTGCTTCCGGCGGCGGCGCAGCGCGACACCCCGGAAAACCAGTTGCTGATTGAGTTGCTCGACAAGGTCGAGCGCTTGCAGACCGAGTTGAACGAGTTGCGCGACCGCAACGACCGCCTGCAACACGAACTGGAGAAATTGAAGAGGGAATTCAACGGCGCCGCCGCGCCTGCGCCGGAAACCGGCGCGCCGGACGCGGCGCCATCGCCGGACGCCGCGCCGCTGGACACTGCGTCGCCGCAACGGGCTACGCCGCCGGGCGCTGTGTCGCCGGACACTGCCCCGCCGGGCATTGCGCCGCCGCCGGATGTCGCGCCGCCTGACACTGCATCGCCACCGGACGCCGCGCCATCACCGGATACCGCGCCGCCGCAACGCGCCGCGCCGCCGCCGGACACCACGCCATCGGACACCACGCCATCGGACGCCGCGCCGTCGCCGCCCGTGCGCCGGGATCAGCCGCCGGTGCACGGCGAGGAGGAGTACCGCAGGTATCGCGCCGCGTGGAGCGCGCTGAACGACAAGGATTATGTGCGCCTGCGCGAGGGCTTCGGTGAATTCCTGGAGCGCTATCCGCACGGCAAATACGCGGCCAGCGCGAAGTACTGGATCGGCGAATCGTGGTACGCGCAGCGCGATTTCGGCAAGGCCGAGACCGCTTTCAGGCGCGTCGTCGAAGAGCACGCCGACCACCAGAAAAGCGAGGACGCCTCGGTCAAGATTGCGATCATCCGGATGGAGCGCGGCGAGCACGACGCCGCCCGCGAAATTCTCGACAGCCTCGCCGAATCCGCGACGCAGAGGTCCGTCCGCGATTTGGCGCGCAAGAAACTCAAACTGCTGAAAAAGCGATGA
- a CDS encoding outer membrane beta-barrel protein, whose protein sequence is MTYCNISFRGTAALLLAGLLACAAAPASGQAARSGFYVGGDAGLVWRADFRQQGRNQEMSCYFTGCETGFPGGEPGYRWEYEVDTDTGLQFGLSAGWMWNQFRLEINANHARNDATHRFRSSSLSDGSPACFLGTDCRLPSSAQESETSGVGRIETRSLFANVYYDFPGYGDFIPYVGAGIGRADVKVTDVRYISVFVDSHRPTNRRRVVQDTDMEDTVYAWQLHAGADYRVNRRFLVGLKVSYTDLDDFSDTNRYDEHTDEPNLTNRTKFAGIDYWSALFTVKYLFGQ, encoded by the coding sequence ATGACATATTGCAACATTTCATTTCGCGGCACGGCGGCGCTGCTGCTTGCCGGGCTGCTGGCCTGCGCGGCGGCGCCCGCAAGCGGGCAGGCGGCGCGTTCGGGATTTTATGTCGGCGGCGACGCCGGCCTCGTCTGGCGGGCGGATTTCCGCCAGCAGGGGCGCAACCAGGAAATGAGTTGTTATTTCACCGGCTGCGAAACGGGCTTCCCGGGCGGCGAACCCGGCTACCGCTGGGAATACGAGGTGGACACCGACACCGGGCTGCAATTCGGCCTGTCCGCCGGCTGGATGTGGAATCAATTCCGGCTGGAGATCAACGCCAACCACGCCCGCAACGACGCCACGCACCGTTTCAGGAGCTCTTCGCTGAGCGACGGTTCGCCGGCGTGCTTTCTGGGCACCGACTGCCGGCTGCCCAGTTCGGCGCAGGAATCCGAGACCAGCGGCGTCGGCAGGATAGAAACCCGCTCGCTGTTCGCCAATGTCTATTACGACTTCCCCGGTTACGGCGACTTCATTCCCTATGTCGGGGCCGGCATCGGCAGGGCCGATGTCAAGGTGACGGATGTGCGCTACATCTCGGTCTTTGTTGACAGTCACCGCCCGACAAACCGCCGCCGGGTTGTGCAGGACACGGACATGGAAGACACGGTGTACGCGTGGCAGTTGCACGCCGGCGCGGACTACCGCGTCAACCGCAGGTTTCTGGTCGGCCTGAAGGTCTCGTACACCGACCTCGACGACTTCTCGGACACCAACCGCTACGACGAACACACTGACGAGCCGAACCTGACCAACCGCACGAAGTTCGCCGGCATCGACTACTGGTCGGCGCTGTTCACCGTCAAATACCTGTTCGGGCAGTAG
- a CDS encoding multicopper oxidase domain-containing protein, with protein sequence MKTFRTMAAAALLAALSANGARAALVEYAFDIDTITVHFTGKPAQAIAIGGQIPAPTIEAAVGDTLRVTFRNRLDEESSVHWHGILLPNDQDGVPWLTTQPIAPGASFTYQYKVTHAGTYWYHSHSGLQEQRGIYGALIFHPEKETVAAERDYAVVLSDWTDEAPARVLRNLKKDGDYYARKKNTVQSWAGVAARGWPAVKNRLHGAWIRMGPMDPSDVGYDLFLANGKREQTLAADAGERVRLRLINAAASSYFDVEFAGGPMTVVAADGVDVEPRKVQRLRIAIAETWDVVVEIPQRRAYALRATSVDGAGYSNTFIGAGERVQAPDIPMPDWYRMSHAHHGAHDMHDMHGAHDMQDAHEAHDTHGAQNMQEAHGAHDMHEAHDMPDTHKMQDEHDEHDMHAHHRRPDSGGAVVAHLTDYSALRAKNRTTLPAGAPEREVRLQLTGNMERYVWAFNDKTLSESDSIRIRKGENTRLVLENETMMNHPLHLHGHFFRVLNGQGEYSPLKHTVNVPPMGTTVIEFEAKEDKDWFFHCHNLYHMHTGMARVISYEGSSSFNDGTREKIAHDNAWHFAGHAAVLGQMAAGRLRASNLRNAFVVHYDYDYDKAYDADFLYRRNFSRFLDGYIGATLEREDSHEDPEKHAVIGLHYTLPLLIDADLRLDSGNEASLELKSALQLTSRLMLEWHYELKDDDEYRVGLSWELNKNLSLTALYDSDYKGGAGLKWMF encoded by the coding sequence ATGAAAACATTCCGCACGATGGCTGCGGCGGCGCTGTTGGCGGCGCTGTCGGCGAACGGCGCACGGGCGGCGCTGGTCGAGTATGCCTTTGACATCGACACCATCACCGTGCATTTCACCGGCAAACCGGCGCAGGCAATCGCCATCGGCGGCCAAATTCCGGCGCCGACCATCGAGGCCGCCGTCGGCGACACGCTGCGCGTCACTTTCCGCAACCGGCTGGACGAGGAGAGTTCGGTGCACTGGCACGGCATTCTGCTGCCCAACGACCAGGACGGCGTGCCGTGGCTGACGACGCAGCCGATCGCCCCCGGCGCGTCGTTCACCTACCAGTACAAAGTGACCCACGCCGGCACCTACTGGTACCACTCGCACAGCGGCCTGCAGGAACAACGCGGCATTTACGGCGCGCTGATTTTTCACCCCGAGAAGGAAACCGTCGCCGCCGAACGCGATTACGCCGTGGTGCTGTCGGACTGGACCGACGAGGCGCCGGCGCGGGTTCTTCGCAACCTGAAAAAAGACGGCGACTATTACGCGCGCAAGAAAAACACCGTGCAGTCATGGGCCGGGGTCGCGGCGCGCGGCTGGCCGGCGGTCAAAAACCGCCTGCACGGGGCGTGGATACGCATGGGGCCGATGGACCCGTCCGATGTCGGCTACGACCTGTTCCTCGCCAACGGCAAGCGTGAGCAGACGCTGGCGGCGGACGCCGGCGAGCGCGTCCGGCTGCGGCTGATCAACGCCGCCGCATCGAGTTACTTTGATGTCGAGTTCGCCGGCGGGCCGATGACCGTCGTCGCCGCCGACGGCGTTGATGTCGAGCCGCGGAAGGTGCAACGCCTGCGCATCGCGATTGCCGAGACCTGGGATGTGGTGGTCGAAATACCGCAGCGCCGCGCCTACGCGCTGCGCGCGACTTCGGTGGACGGCGCCGGTTACAGCAACACCTTCATCGGCGCCGGCGAACGGGTGCAGGCGCCGGATATCCCGATGCCCGACTGGTACCGGATGAGCCACGCGCACCATGGCGCACACGATATGCACGACATGCACGGCGCACATGACATGCAAGACGCGCACGAGGCGCATGACACGCACGGAGCACAAAACATGCAAGAGGCGCACGGAGCGCACGACATGCACGAGGCACACGACATGCCGGACACGCACAAAATGCAAGACGAGCACGACGAACACGACATGCACGCGCACCACCGGCGGCCTGACAGCGGCGGCGCGGTCGTCGCGCACCTCACCGACTACTCGGCGCTGCGCGCGAAAAACCGGACAACGCTGCCCGCCGGCGCGCCCGAAAGAGAGGTGCGCCTGCAACTGACCGGCAACATGGAGCGCTATGTGTGGGCGTTCAACGACAAGACGCTTTCAGAATCCGACAGCATCCGCATCCGCAAGGGCGAAAACACCCGCCTTGTGCTTGAGAACGAGACGATGATGAACCACCCCCTGCACCTGCACGGGCATTTCTTCCGGGTTCTGAACGGACAGGGCGAATACAGCCCGCTGAAACACACCGTCAATGTGCCGCCGATGGGCACAACCGTCATTGAGTTCGAGGCGAAGGAAGACAAGGACTGGTTCTTCCACTGCCACAACCTCTACCACATGCACACAGGCATGGCGCGCGTCATCAGTTACGAGGGTTCATCGTCGTTCAACGACGGCACGAGGGAGAAAATCGCGCACGACAACGCCTGGCATTTCGCCGGCCACGCCGCCGTGCTCGGCCAGATGGCGGCCGGGCGCCTGCGCGCCTCCAACCTGCGCAACGCCTTCGTCGTCCACTACGATTACGATTACGACAAGGCCTACGACGCCGACTTTCTCTACCGGAGAAACTTCAGCCGCTTCCTCGACGGCTACATCGGCGCCACCCTTGAACGCGAAGACAGCCACGAAGACCCGGAAAAGCACGCCGTCATCGGCCTGCACTACACGCTGCCGCTGCTGATAGACGCCGACCTGCGGCTCGACTCCGGCAACGAAGCCAGCCTTGAACTGAAATCCGCGCTGCAACTGACATCGCGGCTGATGCTGGAATGGCACTACGAACTCAAGGACGACGACGAGTACCGCGTCGGCCTGTCGTGGGAACTCAACAAAAACCTGTCGCTGACCGCGCTCTACGACTCCGACTACAAAGGCGGCGCGGGCCTGAAGTGGATGTTCTGA
- the rplM gene encoding 50S ribosomal protein L13, with protein MKTYSAKPGEVERKWYLIDATGKPLGRLASEIAKRLRGKHKPQFTPHIDTGDHIVVINAGRVAVTGDKKNAKFYHRHSGHIGNLKKTSLKEMLEQHPERAIEYAVKGMLPRNRLGRAMLRKLRVYAGEQHGHEAQQPATLEILN; from the coding sequence ATGAAGACTTACAGCGCCAAACCCGGCGAAGTCGAGCGCAAGTGGTATCTGATTGACGCCACCGGCAAACCGCTCGGCCGGCTCGCCAGCGAGATTGCAAAGCGGCTTCGCGGCAAGCACAAGCCGCAGTTCACGCCGCATATAGACACCGGCGACCACATCGTCGTCATCAACGCCGGGCGCGTCGCCGTCACCGGCGACAAGAAAAACGCCAAGTTCTACCACCGCCACAGCGGCCACATCGGCAACCTGAAAAAAACATCGCTGAAAGAAATGCTGGAACAACACCCCGAACGCGCCATTGAATACGCCGTCAAGGGCATGCTGCCGAGAAACCGGCTGGGGCGCGCGATGCTCCGCAAACTGCGCGTCTATGCCGGCGAACAGCACGGCCACGAGGCGCAGCAGCCGGCCACGCTGGAGATACTGAACTGA
- the queC gene encoding 7-cyano-7-deazaguanine synthase QueC: MTGAAERRAVVLLSGGLDSATTLAIAARDGCRCFALSFAYGQRNAAEIGAARRVAAAVGAAEHRCFTLDLAAIADSALTDPSAPLPANGGGGIPPTYVPARNTVFLALALAWAETLGARSIYLGVNAVDYPGYPDCRPRFIESFEKTANLATRAGVEGGGFRIVTPLIALTKAGIISRGVALGLDYSLTVSCYRADERGRACGECDACRFRRRGFEEAGVPDPTAYRPGSVYN, translated from the coding sequence TTGACCGGCGCCGCCGAACGCCGCGCGGTGGTGCTGCTGTCGGGCGGGCTGGATTCGGCGACGACGCTCGCCATCGCCGCGCGCGACGGCTGCCGCTGTTTCGCGCTGAGTTTCGCCTACGGCCAGCGCAACGCCGCCGAGATTGGCGCGGCGCGCCGCGTCGCCGCCGCCGTCGGCGCCGCCGAACACCGCTGCTTCACGCTCGACCTCGCCGCCATCGCCGACTCGGCGCTGACCGACCCGTCGGCGCCGCTGCCGGCAAACGGCGGCGGCGGCATTCCGCCGACCTATGTGCCGGCGCGCAACACGGTGTTTCTGGCGCTGGCGCTGGCGTGGGCGGAAACGCTGGGCGCGCGCAGCATTTATCTCGGCGTCAACGCGGTGGATTACCCGGGCTACCCCGATTGCAGGCCGCGCTTCATTGAATCCTTCGAGAAAACCGCCAACCTGGCGACGCGCGCCGGCGTCGAGGGCGGCGGTTTTCGCATCGTAACGCCGCTGATTGCGCTGACCAAGGCCGGCATCATATCGCGCGGCGTTGCCCTCGGGCTGGATTACTCGCTGACGGTTTCGTGCTACCGCGCCGACGAACGGGGCCGCGCCTGCGGCGAATGCGACGCCTGCCGTTTCCGCCGCCGCGGCTTCGAGGAGGCCGGTGTGCCCGACCCGACCGCCTACCGCCCCGGCAGCGTTTATAATTGA
- the rpsI gene encoding 30S ribosomal protein S9 gives MAEGSRQYYGTGRRKCSVARVFMRPGSGKIRVNQRKFSEYFPRETLCMLVEQPLAAVSAVKKFDFDITVKGGGPSGQAGAIRLGIARALLQSDADLRAPLRQGGFLTRDARIVERKKVGLRKARKDIQYSKR, from the coding sequence ATGGCCGAAGGCAGCCGGCAGTATTACGGAACCGGGCGCCGCAAATGCTCGGTGGCGCGCGTCTTCATGCGCCCGGGCTCCGGCAAGATTCGCGTCAACCAGCGCAAGTTCAGCGAATACTTTCCGCGCGAAACCCTGTGCATGCTCGTCGAGCAGCCGCTCGCGGCGGTGTCGGCGGTGAAGAAATTCGACTTCGACATCACCGTCAAAGGCGGCGGCCCGAGCGGCCAGGCCGGCGCCATCCGCCTCGGCATCGCCCGCGCGCTTTTGCAGTCCGACGCGGATTTGCGCGCGCCGCTGCGCCAGGGCGGTTTTCTGACGCGCGACGCGCGCATCGTCGAGCGCAAGAAAGTCGGCCTGCGCAAGGCGCGCAAAGACATCCAGTACTCGAAGCGCTGA
- the tolB gene encoding Tol-Pal system beta propeller repeat protein TolB: MTGKAPLAGALLLALLPAAAQAELKVEITGGVEGGIPMAVLPFDNEPRDIKRTYSTIIASDLAYSGLFSLLPAEEVASLVRRPTDAEHYRGWAGAGVEKMVVGRVMSGGDLQIALFDIVKRRKLVELEFPVASRKPSDVAHYASDLIYEELTGVPGIFSTRLAFVSSEKAGIRSRRFHLTVADADGGNSVQIFTSSEPIMSPCWSPDYRRLAYVSYENGVPEIFIQVLGSGQRTNLSAAIGRGNSPDWSDDGGRLAFVSSRDGNPEVYVYHFNGNRIERITENLAIDTEPAWAPDGSLLFTSDRSGSPQVYRLDAHGRDPVRLTFKGGYNSDADVSPRGDKIAWVSQRPQGFSVVVRDWPDGDELELSLGLIDERPRFAPNGQLLSYLTNQGGHAALGLLTVDGVFGKLILVDAGKIRGVAWSPLVR; encoded by the coding sequence ATGACAGGAAAGGCCCCCCTGGCGGGCGCGCTGCTGCTTGCGCTGCTGCCCGCCGCCGCGCAGGCCGAACTGAAGGTCGAGATTACCGGCGGCGTCGAGGGCGGCATCCCGATGGCGGTGCTGCCCTTCGACAACGAACCGCGCGACATCAAGCGCACCTACAGCACGATCATCGCGTCCGACCTCGCTTACAGCGGCCTGTTCAGCCTGCTGCCGGCGGAGGAAGTGGCCTCGCTGGTGCGCCGCCCGACGGACGCCGAACATTACCGCGGCTGGGCCGGTGCCGGCGTCGAGAAGATGGTCGTCGGCAGGGTGATGAGCGGCGGCGATTTGCAAATCGCGCTGTTTGACATTGTAAAGAGGCGCAAACTGGTTGAACTGGAGTTTCCGGTCGCGTCGCGCAAGCCGAGCGATGTCGCGCATTACGCCAGCGACCTGATCTACGAGGAACTGACCGGCGTGCCCGGAATCTTCAGCACCCGCCTGGCGTTTGTCAGTTCCGAGAAGGCCGGCATCCGGTCGCGGCGCTTCCACCTGACCGTGGCCGACGCCGACGGCGGCAACAGCGTGCAGATTTTCACTTCCTCCGAACCCATCATGTCGCCGTGCTGGTCGCCGGACTACCGGCGCCTCGCCTATGTGTCGTACGAAAACGGCGTGCCGGAGATTTTCATCCAGGTGCTCGGCAGCGGCCAGCGCACCAACCTGTCCGCCGCCATTGGCCGGGGCAATTCGCCCGACTGGTCGGACGACGGCGGGCGGCTCGCCTTTGTGTCGTCGCGCGACGGCAACCCGGAGGTGTATGTCTATCACTTCAACGGCAACCGGATTGAGCGCATCACCGAGAACCTGGCGATTGACACCGAGCCGGCGTGGGCGCCGGACGGCTCGCTGCTGTTCACTTCCGACCGCAGCGGCTCGCCGCAGGTGTACCGGCTGGACGCGCATGGCCGCGACCCGGTGCGCCTGACCTTCAAGGGCGGTTACAACTCGGACGCGGATGTTTCCCCGCGCGGCGACAAGATTGCCTGGGTCAGCCAGCGTCCGCAGGGTTTCTCGGTCGTCGTGCGCGACTGGCCCGACGGCGACGAACTGGAATTGAGCCTCGGCCTGATTGACGAGAGGCCGCGTTTCGCCCCGAACGGACAGTTGCTGAGCTACTTGACCAACCAGGGCGGGCACGCGGCGCTCGGCCTGCTGACGGTGGACGGCGTGTTCGGCAAACTGATTCTGGTGGACGCCGGCAAAATCCGCGGCGTCGCCTGGTCGCCGCTGGTGCGCTGA
- a CDS encoding P-II family nitrogen regulator has product MKLITAIIKPFKLEEVKQALSEAGVRGMTVTEAKGFGRQKGHTELYRGAEYVVDFLPKLKLEIAVTDDQVDTVVEAVSKTANSGKIGDGKIFVLAMERVVRIRTGEVGDDAI; this is encoded by the coding sequence ATGAAGTTGATTACCGCAATCATCAAACCTTTCAAACTGGAGGAAGTCAAGCAGGCCCTGTCCGAAGCGGGCGTGCGCGGCATGACGGTCACCGAGGCCAAGGGATTCGGGCGCCAGAAGGGGCACACCGAACTCTACCGCGGCGCCGAATATGTGGTTGATTTCCTGCCCAAGTTGAAACTGGAAATCGCCGTCACCGACGACCAGGTGGACACCGTCGTCGAGGCGGTCTCCAAAACCGCCAACAGCGGCAAGATCGGCGACGGCAAAATTTTTGTCCTCGCCATGGAACGGGTCGTGCGGATACGCACCGGCGAAGTCGGCGACGACGCCATTTGA
- a CDS encoding ammonium transporter, producing MKKLPVILWGLMLPAAASAQELNTGDTAWILTSTALVLFMTIPGLSLFYAGLVRAKNVLSVLMQCFTITCLASIVWLIYGYSLSFSDGGGANAWIGGLDKAWLAGIGRDALSGTLPETVFVMFQLTFAIITPALIVGGFAERIKYSSMLLFSLLWLTVVYFPVCHWVWGGGWLGEAGLLDFAGGTVVHITAGVAALVAALVLKERKGFPGTPMPPHNLTLTVAGAGMLWVGWFGFNAGSAVASNGDAGMAMLVTHISAAAASLTWAALEWVRHGKPSVLGIVTGMVAGLGTITPASGFVGPLGALIIGVSAGTLCFIATNMIKRTFKIDDSLDVFPVHGVGGALGTILCGVFVAESWGGAGYAEGMTMGGQLGVQFMGVAAVLVWTAVATWIVLKIVQMLVGLRVDEDEETEGLDINQYDEKGYNL from the coding sequence ATGAAAAAATTACCGGTTATTTTGTGGGGCCTGATGCTGCCGGCGGCGGCCTCGGCGCAGGAACTGAACACCGGCGACACCGCCTGGATACTGACCTCGACGGCGCTGGTGCTGTTCATGACCATCCCCGGGCTGTCGCTGTTCTACGCCGGCCTGGTGCGGGCCAAGAACGTGCTGTCGGTGCTGATGCAGTGTTTCACCATCACCTGCCTGGCCTCGATTGTCTGGCTGATTTACGGCTACAGTCTGTCGTTTTCCGACGGCGGCGGCGCCAACGCCTGGATCGGCGGGCTGGACAAGGCGTGGCTCGCCGGCATTGGCCGCGACGCCCTTTCCGGCACGCTGCCGGAGACGGTGTTTGTGATGTTTCAACTGACTTTCGCGATCATCACGCCGGCGCTGATTGTCGGCGGCTTCGCCGAGCGCATCAAGTATTCCTCGATGCTGCTGTTCAGCCTGCTGTGGCTGACGGTGGTTTATTTTCCGGTGTGCCACTGGGTGTGGGGCGGCGGCTGGCTCGGCGAGGCCGGCCTGCTTGATTTTGCCGGCGGCACCGTCGTTCACATCACCGCCGGCGTCGCCGCGCTGGTGGCGGCGCTGGTGCTGAAGGAGAGAAAGGGCTTTCCCGGCACGCCGATGCCGCCGCACAACCTGACGCTGACGGTGGCGGGCGCCGGCATGCTGTGGGTCGGCTGGTTCGGCTTCAACGCCGGCAGCGCGGTCGCCTCCAACGGCGACGCCGGCATGGCGATGCTGGTCACGCACATCAGCGCCGCGGCGGCGTCGCTGACCTGGGCCGCGCTGGAGTGGGTGCGCCACGGCAAGCCGAGCGTGCTCGGCATCGTGACCGGCATGGTCGCGGGCCTCGGCACCATCACCCCGGCGTCGGGCTTTGTCGGCCCGCTGGGCGCGTTGATTATCGGCGTCAGCGCCGGCACGCTGTGCTTCATCGCGACCAACATGATCAAGCGCACCTTCAAGATTGACGACTCGCTCGATGTGTTCCCGGTGCACGGCGTCGGCGGCGCGCTCGGCACGATACTGTGCGGCGTGTTCGTCGCCGAAAGCTGGGGCGGCGCCGGTTACGCCGAAGGCATGACGATGGGCGGCCAACTCGGCGTCCAGTTCATGGGCGTGGCCGCGGTTCTCGTGTGGACGGCGGTCGCCACCTGGATTGTGCTGAAGATCGTGCAGATGCTGGTGGGCCTGCGCGTGGACGAGGACGAAGAGACCGAGGGCCTCGACATCAACCAGTACGACGAGAAGGGCTACAACCTCTGA